The following coding sequences lie in one Corynebacterium anserum genomic window:
- a CDS encoding Ppx/GppA phosphatase family protein: MTDKQGNRRFAGIDCGTNSIRLVISEVLPDGSLRELNRDNIIVRLGQGVDATGRFADEALERVDAALATYADRMVGYGVEDVMMGATSATRDAENREEFFSLTARHLSRVKDGLCAEVISGEREAELSFNGAVMDLGELDPQERVCVIDLGGGSTEFVVRTADGAVDQAYSANMGCVRLTERYLHTQPPTKQEIAAAQDYVQQLLKDVQQTVELATVERVVGVAGTMTTMSSLTLGLTEYDPERNHMSTHKLEDFRATARDLLNRTTDQRMQLGPMHPGRADVIGGGAVVVDAITTLFLNQGLMTITISEKDILDGILAEVVKRNR; this comes from the coding sequence GTGACGGATAAACAGGGCAACCGGCGTTTCGCTGGAATCGACTGTGGTACAAATTCGATTCGTTTGGTGATTTCCGAAGTGCTACCGGATGGGTCACTCCGCGAACTAAACCGAGATAACATCATCGTTCGGTTAGGGCAAGGCGTGGATGCGACCGGACGATTTGCAGACGAAGCTCTGGAGCGCGTGGATGCAGCGCTAGCCACTTACGCTGACCGAATGGTGGGATATGGGGTGGAAGACGTGATGATGGGAGCCACATCAGCGACGCGAGATGCAGAAAACCGGGAGGAATTCTTTTCTTTGACCGCGAGGCACCTCTCCCGTGTCAAAGACGGTCTATGTGCCGAGGTGATCTCTGGTGAGCGAGAGGCGGAGTTAAGCTTTAACGGTGCTGTGATGGATCTGGGAGAGCTGGATCCGCAGGAGCGCGTGTGCGTCATTGATCTCGGTGGCGGTTCGACGGAATTCGTGGTGCGCACCGCTGACGGCGCGGTAGATCAAGCCTATTCCGCCAACATGGGGTGTGTGCGGCTCACCGAACGCTATCTACACACCCAGCCACCGACAAAACAGGAGATAGCCGCTGCTCAGGATTACGTGCAGCAGTTACTAAAAGATGTGCAGCAGACTGTGGAACTAGCCACAGTGGAACGGGTTGTTGGGGTAGCGGGCACCATGACCACAATGAGTTCGCTCACTTTGGGATTGACTGAATACGATCCAGAGCGTAATCACATGAGCACGCATAAGTTGGAGGACTTCCGAGCGACAGCACGTGACCTACTGAACCGCACAACTGACCAGCGTATGCAATTGGGACCCATGCATCCTGGGCGCGCGGATGTCATTGGCGGAGGTGCCGTCGTAGTAGATGCGATCACCACTTTGTTCCTTAACCAGGGGTTGATGACAATCACCATTAGCGAGAAAGATATTCTTGACGGTATCCTCGCTGAGGTAGTTAAGCGCAACCGTTAA
- a CDS encoding DUF501 domain-containing protein → MAVSEADLDIMETQLGRRPRGAVEVSYRTPDGQPAVVKTKPRLDDGTPFPTLYYLTDPRLTAEASRLEVAGVMKTMQARLAEDEELAADYQAAHEHYLAERNAMEDLGTDFSGGGMPDRVKCLHVLIAYALAEGPERVRLGTEAVALAGEHNPKLVGTALPADWPSAQSLGTSMSTASTEEL, encoded by the coding sequence GTGGCCGTATCCGAGGCTGATCTGGACATCATGGAGACTCAGTTGGGGCGCCGACCGCGAGGAGCTGTGGAGGTTTCTTACCGCACTCCCGATGGCCAGCCAGCGGTAGTAAAAACAAAGCCGCGCCTGGACGATGGAACACCATTCCCCACTTTGTACTACCTGACGGATCCTCGACTGACCGCAGAAGCATCAAGGTTGGAAGTCGCAGGCGTGATGAAAACCATGCAAGCACGTCTGGCAGAAGATGAGGAACTAGCAGCAGACTACCAAGCAGCGCATGAGCATTACTTGGCTGAGCGCAACGCGATGGAGGACCTTGGTACCGATTTTTCCGGTGGAGGTATGCCGGATCGGGTGAAGTGTCTTCACGTACTGATCGCTTATGCGCTTGCCGAAGGGCCAGAACGCGTACGTTTAGGCACTGAAGCTGTGGCATTGGCGGGCGAGCACAACCCAAAATTGGTGGGAACCGCCTTGCCCGCGGACTGGCCGAGCGCACAGTCACTAGGTACGTCCATGTCTACGGCGAGTACTGAGGAGCTTTAA
- a CDS encoding ABC transporter ATP-binding protein, with the protein MTASSPQISSTVTQNPTSSELVVEVRGLYKSFGNSKALRGLDLSVYRGSIHGFLGPNGAGKSTTIRTLLGLLSPEKAAGTVVKLLGYSPHNHPEVLRRVGYVPGEVALWPNLTGEETLRALEKLRGVSVDRGKERQLISDFCLDTSRKVREYSTGNRRKVLLVAAFSFNAELYIFDEPTAGLDPLMENVFTQWCCQERDRGASILLSSHIMSEVEKLCDHITVIKEGYAVDTGSVADLRHLSDVVITAVKPSPSSGESSTERVTITVPRDQSAERLRRLLDDGAQDITCNPASLEQIFLHHYELGEPYRESTRDREKSGEVEQ; encoded by the coding sequence ATGACAGCTTCTTCTCCGCAGATCTCCTCGACGGTAACTCAGAACCCCACATCGTCCGAACTTGTGGTTGAGGTGCGTGGTCTCTATAAGTCTTTTGGAAATTCGAAAGCGCTGAGGGGCTTGGATCTTAGCGTGTACAGAGGCAGTATTCACGGATTTCTCGGACCTAATGGTGCAGGCAAGTCGACCACCATTCGCACTCTTTTGGGGCTCCTCAGCCCAGAAAAGGCCGCTGGTACGGTGGTGAAACTGCTGGGGTACTCGCCGCATAACCATCCAGAGGTGTTACGCCGAGTAGGCTATGTCCCTGGGGAGGTTGCTTTGTGGCCAAACCTTACGGGTGAGGAGACTCTTCGCGCTTTGGAAAAACTGCGTGGAGTTTCCGTGGATCGGGGCAAAGAGCGTCAACTCATTAGTGATTTTTGCTTGGACACATCCCGAAAGGTGCGGGAGTATTCCACGGGTAATCGTCGAAAAGTGTTGCTTGTAGCTGCTTTTTCCTTCAACGCTGAGCTTTATATTTTCGACGAACCCACCGCTGGGTTGGATCCTTTGATGGAGAACGTATTTACCCAGTGGTGTTGTCAGGAACGGGATCGTGGTGCGAGCATCCTGCTATCAAGTCATATTATGAGTGAGGTGGAGAAGCTATGTGACCACATTACTGTGATCAAAGAGGGTTATGCGGTGGATACGGGGTCAGTAGCGGATCTGCGGCATTTATCGGACGTGGTAATTACCGCTGTAAAACCGTCACCGTCATCGGGGGAATCGAGCACAGAACGAGTTACTATTACTGTTCCGCGGGATCAGTCCGCAGAAAGACTCCGGCGCCTGTTGGATGATGGTGCGCAGGACATCACTTGTAATCCGGCTAGTTTGGAACAAATCTTCTTGCATCACTATGAGCTTGGTGAGCCTTATCGAGAGAGCACTCGTGACCGTGAAAAGTCTGGCGAGGTCGAGCAATGA
- a CDS encoding septum formation initiator family protein, with product MTDKRDRSAGGFRGSHRDSARVKDGRKQGRSTPRSGARGSSRAASRTSREERLAAQERRHASRRMATEKIEAQREAERVIVARDRDAAEIAKAQRSRTTKVNKEPEGVEPSDLRQRLPRARSVERQEHLRERAQAVPARIARSFKQLPQKVNPAVLTVAAFLVIFLAVSIAPPLRNYFSQRAELAELNAQIDHKTQQRDQLTEELNRYNNNDYIREQARTRLGLIEPGESVYRILSPKIQANPAGSTPGVEEEQGGQRGEWYEQLWDAIATPPPEEKPTGNHVIDNQLPTVPEDNSGHNQ from the coding sequence ATGACAGACAAGCGCGACCGCAGTGCTGGGGGTTTCCGTGGCTCCCATCGTGATTCTGCGCGCGTGAAAGATGGACGTAAACAGGGACGTTCCACTCCGCGTTCGGGTGCACGCGGTTCGTCTCGGGCGGCCTCGCGAACCTCTCGTGAGGAACGTTTGGCTGCTCAAGAACGACGCCACGCCTCCCGTCGCATGGCTACCGAAAAAATTGAAGCGCAACGTGAGGCCGAACGCGTTATTGTCGCTCGTGATCGCGATGCCGCGGAAATTGCGAAGGCGCAGCGTTCACGGACCACAAAGGTTAATAAAGAACCTGAGGGCGTGGAACCGAGTGATTTGCGTCAAAGACTTCCGCGCGCTCGTAGTGTGGAGCGTCAGGAGCATTTGCGTGAGCGGGCTCAAGCAGTGCCTGCCCGTATTGCTCGGTCATTTAAGCAGCTTCCGCAGAAGGTTAATCCTGCGGTGCTCACCGTCGCTGCTTTCCTCGTTATATTCCTCGCGGTTTCTATTGCCCCGCCACTGCGCAATTACTTCAGTCAACGGGCGGAGCTGGCAGAGCTCAACGCGCAGATTGATCACAAGACTCAACAACGTGATCAGCTGACTGAGGAACTGAACCGCTATAACAACAACGATTACATCCGTGAACAGGCTCGAACCCGTCTGGGATTGATCGAGCCCGGGGAATCCGTCTACCGCATCCTCAGCCCGAAAATCCAGGCAAATCCTGCGGGGAGTACTCCTGGCGTCGAGGAGGAACAGGGCGGCCAACGCGGTGAGTGGTATGAACAGCTATGGGACGCCATAGCTACACCTCCGCCAGAGGAGAAGCCAACGGGCAACCACGTCATAGACAACCAGCTGCCTACCGTGCCGGAAGACAATTCCGGACATAACCAATAG
- the eno gene encoding phosphopyruvate hydratase: MAEIMQIIAREILDSRGNPTVEVEVGLDDGSIGRAAVPSGASTGVHEAHELRDGDDRYLGKGVSKAVDNVINEIDEELAGYEADDQRAIDQAMIKLDGTENKSRLGANAILGVSMAVAHAAAESAGLPLFRYVGGPNGHVLPVPMMNILNGGAHADSGVDVQEFMIAPIGAESFSEALRMGTEVYHSLKKVIKNKGLSTGLGDEGGFAPSVESTKAALDLIVDAIEAAGYKVGADVALALDVASSEFYKDGKYHFEGGEHTAEEMAKVYEELIAAYPIVSIEDPLQEDDWEGYTKLTAAIGDKVQLVGDDFFVTNPARLQEGIEKKAANALLVKVNQIGTLTETFDAVELAHRNGYRTMMSHRSGETEDVTIADLAVALNCGQIKTGAPARSERVAKYNQLLRIEQILGDAAEYAGRSAFPRFQG; this comes from the coding sequence ATGGCCGAAATCATGCAGATCATCGCCCGCGAAATCCTGGATTCCCGTGGCAACCCAACTGTGGAAGTGGAGGTGGGTCTGGATGACGGTTCGATCGGCCGTGCTGCAGTTCCATCCGGCGCATCTACCGGTGTCCACGAGGCCCACGAGTTGCGTGATGGCGACGACCGCTACTTGGGTAAGGGCGTGTCGAAGGCTGTAGACAATGTCATCAACGAAATTGATGAAGAGCTCGCTGGATATGAAGCTGATGACCAGCGAGCTATTGATCAGGCAATGATCAAGCTGGACGGTACTGAGAACAAGTCTCGCTTGGGTGCTAACGCCATTTTGGGCGTGTCTATGGCTGTGGCTCATGCCGCCGCTGAGTCTGCTGGTCTTCCACTCTTCCGTTATGTGGGTGGTCCGAATGGCCACGTGTTGCCTGTGCCGATGATGAACATTCTTAACGGCGGTGCGCACGCTGATTCCGGTGTGGATGTTCAAGAGTTTATGATCGCTCCAATCGGTGCCGAGTCTTTCTCCGAGGCTCTTCGCATGGGCACTGAGGTGTACCACTCCCTGAAGAAGGTCATCAAGAACAAGGGCCTGTCTACAGGATTGGGCGATGAGGGCGGTTTTGCACCGTCCGTAGAGTCCACCAAGGCTGCACTGGATTTGATTGTTGATGCCATTGAAGCTGCTGGATACAAGGTCGGTGCCGATGTGGCGCTGGCTCTGGACGTTGCTTCCTCCGAGTTCTACAAGGACGGTAAGTACCACTTCGAGGGTGGTGAACATACCGCTGAGGAAATGGCTAAGGTCTACGAGGAACTCATCGCGGCTTACCCAATTGTTTCCATCGAGGATCCCCTACAGGAGGATGATTGGGAGGGTTACACCAAGCTCACTGCGGCTATCGGAGATAAGGTCCAGCTTGTTGGTGACGACTTCTTCGTAACCAACCCCGCTCGTCTACAGGAAGGCATTGAAAAGAAGGCTGCAAATGCTTTGCTCGTGAAGGTGAACCAGATCGGTACTCTGACTGAGACCTTCGATGCCGTCGAGCTCGCTCACCGCAACGGTTATCGCACCATGATGTCTCACCGCTCTGGTGAGACTGAGGATGTCACCATTGCCGATCTGGCTGTTGCTCTGAATTGTGGCCAGATCAAGACCGGCGCCCCTGCGCGTTCTGAGCGCGTTGCGAAGTACAACCAATTGCTGCGCATTGAGCAGATCCTGGGCGATGCCGCCGAGTACGCTGGTCGTTCTGCCTTCCCACGTTTCCAGGGCTAG
- a CDS encoding lytic transglycosylase domain-containing protein: protein MLVVVALLAVIALVGFLVAAMTSKGHSSSERMPVPSDVPPAAAQPAPNINIHGSGRSALQLRQWAEPLAEKTGIPVQALMAYGNAEVIARQTRPECGITWNTLAGLGYVETLHGTYDGQHYGVSKLNDEGFAEPPIFGPQLNGGEFARVEDSDHGKLDGDKEFDRAMGPMQFIPQAWETYGVDANGDGKSSPQNIDDAAAAAVRLLCDFHRNLATPEGWTKAIHAYNLSDEYVIKVRDAAANYALNQTPSRF from the coding sequence ATGTTGGTCGTTGTCGCACTGCTTGCCGTCATCGCATTGGTTGGTTTTCTGGTTGCGGCGATGACGAGCAAGGGGCACTCGAGCTCCGAGCGAATGCCCGTACCTAGTGATGTTCCACCGGCTGCGGCACAGCCTGCTCCGAATATCAATATTCACGGTTCGGGCCGCAGCGCTCTTCAGCTACGCCAGTGGGCTGAGCCTTTGGCAGAAAAAACGGGCATCCCTGTGCAGGCGTTAATGGCTTATGGCAACGCTGAGGTGATTGCGCGGCAGACTCGCCCGGAATGTGGCATCACGTGGAATACTCTCGCGGGGCTCGGTTACGTGGAGACCCTTCATGGCACGTATGACGGCCAGCATTATGGGGTGTCCAAGTTGAATGATGAGGGGTTTGCGGAGCCGCCGATTTTCGGTCCGCAGCTTAATGGCGGGGAGTTTGCGCGCGTGGAGGATTCTGATCACGGCAAACTTGACGGTGACAAAGAGTTTGATCGGGCGATGGGGCCCATGCAGTTCATTCCCCAGGCGTGGGAGACGTACGGTGTGGATGCTAACGGTGACGGTAAGTCATCTCCTCAAAACATCGACGACGCCGCCGCAGCAGCTGTACGCTTGCTCTGCGATTTCCACAGAAATTTAGCTACCCCAGAGGGGTGGACGAAGGCTATTCACGCATACAACCTCAGCGACGAATACGTCATCAAAGTGCGTGATGCCGCGGCCAATTACGCGTTGAATCAGACTCCGAGCCGTTTCTAA
- a CDS encoding metal-dependent transcriptional regulator yields MHVLDLPHKSQDYLKAIFDLHEWGDDRATLGKIAERLGQRTSTTSEGIKRLAKQGLVEHAPYADVVLTDKGQELAVQIVRRHRLVETYLFHELGYGLDELHDEAEILEHAVSDRFLERISARMGHPQRDPHGDPIPSITGAVNVPEVLSLSDATCGALYLVDRISDRDPELLRYLRDRGVLPGVTLRMRERPYPELAELEIVGGCQPSASGARVQLPIQSLSAVLCEEATDHAETQGKAASHAETQGKAVSHTETQGKAASHAETSVRRNSNADAGLEDNDGAAMPGTGVMP; encoded by the coding sequence ATGCATGTCTTGGATCTGCCACATAAGTCTCAGGACTATCTGAAGGCCATTTTTGACCTCCACGAGTGGGGCGATGACCGGGCGACCCTCGGCAAAATAGCTGAACGCTTGGGGCAGCGCACGTCAACAACCTCAGAGGGGATTAAGCGTTTAGCTAAACAGGGTTTGGTGGAACATGCCCCTTATGCAGATGTCGTGTTGACGGACAAAGGGCAGGAGCTTGCGGTTCAGATTGTGCGTCGGCACCGGTTGGTTGAGACATACCTGTTCCACGAGTTGGGTTATGGACTAGACGAGCTGCATGATGAGGCTGAGATTCTCGAACATGCCGTGTCTGATCGTTTTCTGGAGCGTATTAGCGCCCGGATGGGGCACCCGCAGCGTGACCCGCACGGTGACCCTATCCCCTCTATTACCGGCGCGGTAAATGTCCCGGAGGTTCTTTCTCTATCCGACGCCACCTGTGGTGCCTTATACCTAGTCGACCGCATAAGTGATCGTGACCCGGAGTTATTGCGCTATTTGCGCGATCGTGGAGTATTGCCGGGGGTAACGTTGCGTATGCGTGAACGTCCCTACCCGGAATTGGCGGAGTTGGAGATTGTAGGGGGATGCCAGCCCTCCGCGAGCGGAGCGCGGGTGCAGCTTCCTATCCAATCTCTCAGTGCAGTTTTGTGTGAAGAGGCGACTGACCACGCTGAAACGCAGGGGAAGGCGGCTAGCCACGCTGAAACGCAGGGGAAGGCGGTTAGCCACACTGAAACGCAGGGGAAGGCGGCTAGCCACGCTGAAACGAGCGTGAGGCGGAATAGTAACGCTGATGCCGGGCTGGAAGACAATGATGGTGCAGCTATGCCTGGCACTGGGGTGATGCCGTAA
- a CDS encoding metal ABC transporter substrate-binding protein, producing MLNIRTHGHHTRTNTTRTIFAALSAATLISSLAACSSATDHEGGKPRVLTTFTILEDITRTIGGDAVEVSSITEPGAEIHGYDPTPSNIAEASKADLVLENGLGLEHWTDKLLENSKAKRVTVSDGVEPINIEGTDSPNPHAWMSPRLVKIYVDNIVRALSDIDPNHSTTFENNAKEYKNKLDGVDNKLTEGLEKLPKTKRALVTCEGAFSYLAKEAGMEEGYIWPVNTKGEITPGQIRQAADFVKEHHVPAVFCESTVEHGPQEQLMRETGAADGGTLYVDSLSPEDGPVPTYLDLINHDVTTIVEGLNK from the coding sequence ATGTTGAACATACGCACGCACGGACACCACACCCGTACCAACACAACGCGCACAATCTTCGCAGCGTTGAGCGCCGCAACGCTCATCAGTAGCCTCGCCGCATGCAGCAGCGCTACCGATCATGAAGGCGGCAAACCCCGCGTCCTCACCACCTTCACCATTCTCGAAGACATCACCAGGACGATCGGGGGCGATGCCGTCGAAGTCAGCAGCATCACCGAACCCGGCGCGGAAATCCACGGCTACGATCCCACGCCATCCAACATCGCCGAAGCATCCAAAGCTGATCTCGTACTGGAAAACGGCCTGGGACTCGAACACTGGACAGACAAACTACTCGAGAACTCCAAGGCCAAACGAGTCACCGTCAGCGACGGCGTGGAGCCAATCAACATCGAAGGAACCGATTCCCCCAACCCCCATGCGTGGATGAGCCCGCGGCTGGTCAAGATCTACGTCGACAACATTGTTCGTGCTTTGAGCGACATCGATCCGAACCACAGCACCACATTTGAAAATAATGCGAAGGAGTACAAGAACAAGCTCGACGGAGTAGATAACAAACTCACTGAAGGGCTAGAAAAACTACCGAAGACGAAGCGTGCGCTCGTCACCTGCGAAGGAGCATTCAGCTACCTTGCGAAGGAAGCGGGAATGGAAGAGGGATACATCTGGCCAGTCAACACCAAGGGCGAAATCACCCCAGGCCAAATACGCCAGGCTGCGGACTTCGTCAAGGAACACCACGTACCCGCGGTATTCTGCGAATCCACCGTTGAGCACGGTCCGCAAGAACAACTCATGCGCGAAACCGGCGCTGCGGACGGCGGCACGCTCTACGTGGACTCCCTCTCTCCGGAAGACGGTCCAGTTCCTACTTATCTGGATCTCATCAACCATGACGTCACCACCATCGTGGAAGGCTTAAACAAATGA
- a CDS encoding metal ABC transporter ATP-binding protein: protein MTVALRAHNISVHYGSVSALENVDITLRYGQIHALIGTNGSGKSTLFKTLMGQVQPDSGQVELDNPAPGAVAYVPQSEAVDWNFPIRVKDVVACGRRAGRWGRWWGRLSTEDTAIVDEALARTDLTDYRNRQIGRLSGGQKKRTFVARGLAQQARILFLDEPFAGVDATNQRHMTELLRSISAEGAAILISTHDLDKLSELADEVTLLNRTVIAHGSVDEVLQPEKLLAAFGDGAAS from the coding sequence ATGACCGTAGCGCTACGCGCGCACAACATCAGCGTGCACTATGGTTCCGTCTCAGCACTGGAGAACGTGGACATCACCCTGCGCTATGGACAGATCCATGCACTCATCGGAACGAACGGATCGGGCAAGTCCACCCTCTTTAAGACTCTCATGGGACAGGTACAGCCAGACTCCGGACAGGTGGAATTGGACAACCCTGCGCCCGGTGCGGTGGCTTATGTCCCCCAGTCCGAGGCTGTGGACTGGAACTTCCCTATCCGCGTCAAGGACGTCGTGGCATGTGGACGACGAGCTGGTCGATGGGGCAGGTGGTGGGGCAGGCTGAGCACTGAGGACACGGCAATCGTCGATGAGGCCCTCGCCCGTACCGACCTCACTGACTACCGCAACCGGCAGATCGGCCGCCTCTCCGGTGGCCAAAAAAAGCGCACATTCGTGGCACGAGGTTTGGCTCAACAGGCCCGCATACTCTTTCTTGACGAACCCTTTGCCGGTGTCGACGCCACAAACCAACGCCACATGACTGAATTACTGAGAAGCATCAGCGCGGAAGGAGCAGCCATTCTGATCAGCACCCACGACCTCGACAAGCTCTCTGAGCTCGCCGATGAAGTAACGTTGCTTAACCGTACAGTCATCGCCCACGGAAGCGTTGATGAAGTACTACAGCCTGAGAAGCTACTCGCCGCCTTTGGAGATGGTGCTGCCTCATGA
- a CDS encoding metal ABC transporter permease → MSQLVEPFQYAFIQQGLLVVTFVAIAAGLLSCWLILVGWSLLGDAISHAVLPGVVLAFALGLPFAVGALAAALLAVALVHGVGSRTSLREDTSIGIVFTSLFAIGLVLISVTPASGYTQEILFGNLLGVSKSSFVQVMICSTVAIIIALVCRRAFTMWAFDPIHTGTLGFPVKLISALLLIAMAMVVVSGVQAVGVILVVALLITPGAIAYLLTTKFERMLIIAPLVAWISGVGGIILSYHLDISSGGTIVAVQSSIFAVVYLFGPREGLVTRLITRRQTHQA, encoded by the coding sequence ATGAGCCAGCTCGTAGAACCATTTCAATATGCATTCATCCAGCAAGGCCTACTGGTAGTGACCTTTGTGGCCATCGCCGCAGGACTTCTGTCCTGTTGGCTGATTCTCGTCGGCTGGTCCCTACTCGGCGACGCGATCTCTCACGCAGTGTTGCCCGGCGTGGTTCTCGCTTTCGCACTGGGACTCCCCTTCGCTGTGGGTGCGCTTGCTGCAGCGTTGTTGGCCGTTGCACTTGTGCATGGTGTCGGTAGCCGAACATCGCTCAGGGAAGACACGAGTATCGGCATCGTGTTCACCTCCCTATTCGCCATCGGTTTAGTTTTGATTTCCGTCACACCAGCTTCCGGCTACACGCAAGAAATACTCTTCGGAAACCTCCTGGGAGTATCAAAGTCGTCGTTTGTTCAGGTGATGATCTGCAGCACCGTCGCGATCATTATTGCGTTGGTATGTCGCCGAGCATTTACCATGTGGGCGTTCGATCCGATTCATACCGGCACACTCGGTTTTCCCGTGAAGCTCATCAGTGCTCTGCTGCTCATCGCCATGGCGATGGTTGTTGTCTCTGGAGTTCAGGCCGTCGGTGTAATTCTTGTCGTGGCTCTCCTCATCACCCCGGGGGCTATCGCCTATCTACTCACAACAAAGTTTGAGCGCATGCTTATTATCGCTCCCCTCGTGGCGTGGATTAGTGGCGTCGGAGGCATCATCCTCAGCTATCACCTCGACATTTCCAGTGGTGGAACGATTGTCGCGGTGCAGTCGAGTATTTTTGCTGTGGTGTACCTGTTTGGCCCTCGGGAAGGGTTGGTCACCCGTCTCATCACCCGCCGACAAACCCACCAGGCTTAA